In a genomic window of Nothobranchius furzeri strain GRZ-AD chromosome 14, NfurGRZ-RIMD1, whole genome shotgun sequence:
- the LOC139062736 gene encoding uncharacterized protein, with product MRRGRQSASIQRLWRVIAATTKPNQTLEKEHLKVTLLCERLMSPLLMSPLLKPPLLKLPHLTSPLLKPPLLRTPLLKPPLLKLPHLTSPLLKLPLLTSPLLKLPHLTSPLLKLPLLTSPLLKPSLLMSPLLKPSLLMSPLLKLPLLTSPLLTSPLLKLPLLTSPLLKLPLLTSPLLTSPLLKLPLLTSPLLKPSLLMSPLLKLASPDLASPDVASPDVASPEAASPDVASPEAASPDLASPEAASPDVPPPDVAPPDLTSPEAASPDVPPPDVAPPDLTSPHAASPKAASPDLASPEAASPHVASPEAASPDVASPEAAFPDVAPPEAGLP from the coding sequence ATGCGCCGTGGACGGCAGAGCGCTTCTATTCAGCGTTTATGGAGAGTGATTGCTGCCACGACTAAGCCTAACCAGACTCTGGAGAAGGAGCATCTGAAGGTGACATTGCTGTGTGAACGTCTGATGTCGCCTCTCCTGATGTCGCCCCTCCTGAAGCCACCTCTCCTGAAGCTGCCTCACCTGACCTCGCCTCTCCTGAAGCCACCTCTCCTGAGGACACCTCTCCTGAAGCCACCTCTCCTGAAGCTGCCTCACCTGACCTCGCCTCTCCTGAAGCTGCCTCTCCTGACGTCGCCTCTCCTGAAGCTGCCTCACCTGACCTCGCCTCTCCTGAAGCTGCCTCTCCTGACGTCGCCTCTCCTGAAGCCATCTCTCCTGATGTCGCCCCTCCTAAAGCCGTCTCTCCTGATGTCGCCCCTCCTGAAGCTGCCTCTCCTGACCTCGCCCCTCCTTACATCGCCCCTCCTGAAGCTGCCTCTCCTGACCTCGCCTCTCCTGAAGCTGCCTCTCCTGACCTCGCCCCTCCTGACGTCGCCCCTCCTGAAGCTGCCTCTCCTGACGTCGCCTCTCCTGAAGCCGTCTCTCCTGATGTCGCCCCTCCTGAAGCTGGCCTCCCCTGACCTCGCCTCTCCTGACGTCGCCTCTCCTGACGTCGCCTCTCCTGAAGCTGCCTCTCCTGACGTCGCCTCTCCTGAAGCTGCCTCTCCTGACCTCGCCTCTCCTGAAGCTGCCTCTCCTGACGTTCCTCCTCCTGACGTCGCTCCTCCTGACCTCACCTCTCCTGAAGCTGCCTCTCCTGACGTTCCTCCTCCTGACGTCGCTCCTCCTGACCTCACCTCTCCTCACGCCGCCTCTCCTAAGGCCGCCTCACCTGACCTCGCCTCACCTGAAGCTGCCTCTCCTCACGTCGCCTCACCTGAAGCCGCCTCTCCTGACGTCGCCTCTCCTGAAGCCGCCTTTCCTGATGTCGCCCCTCCTGAAGCTGGCCTCCCCTGA